From the genome of Symphalangus syndactylus isolate Jambi chromosome 7, NHGRI_mSymSyn1-v2.1_pri, whole genome shotgun sequence, one region includes:
- the CRH gene encoding corticoliberin, which yields MRLPLLVSAGVLLVALLPCPPCRALLSRGPVPGARQAPQYPQPLDFFQPPPQSEQPQQPQARPVLLRMGEEYFLRLGNLNKSPAAPLSPASSLLAGGSGSRSSPEQATANFFRGLLQQHLLPRRSLDSPAAPAERGAENAFGGHQEAPERERRSEEPPISLDLTFHLLREVLEMARAEQLAQQAHSNRKLMEIIGK from the coding sequence ATGCGGCTGCCGCTGCTCGTGTCCGCGGGCGTCCTGCTGGTGGCTCTCCTGCCCTGCCCGCCATGCAGGGCGCTCCTGAGCCGCGGGCCGGTCCCGGGAGCTCGGCAGGCGCCGCAGTACCCTCAGCCCTTGGATTTCTTCCAGCCGCCGCCGCAGTCCGAGCAGCCCCAGCAGCCGCAGGCTCGGCCGGTCCTGCTCCGCATGGGAGAGGAGTACTTCCTCCGCCTGGGGAACCTCAACAAGAGCCCGGCCGCTCCCCTTTCGCCCGCCTCCTCGCTCCTCGCCGGCGGCAGCGGCAGCCGCTCTTCGCCGGAACAGGCGACCGCCAACTTTTTCCGCGGGTTGCTGCAGCAGCATCTGCTGCCTCGGCGCTCGCTCGACAGCCCCGCGGCTCCCGCGGAGCGCGGCGCTGAGAATGCCTTCGGCGGCCACCAGGAGGCACCGGAGAGAGAAAGGCGGTCCGAGGAGCCTCCCATCTCCCTGGATCTCACCTTCCACCTCCTCCGGGAAGTCTTGGAAATGGCCAGGGCCGAGCAGTTAGCGCAGCAAGCTCACAGCAACAGGAAACTCATGGAGATTATTGGGAAATAA